CCGGAGCCCGCCTGTTACTTCCTCCCAGTCCCTCTGTAGACACTCCTGGCTGCTGGACACCCTCTCTTTACTTGTGATGTGTTTTGTTTAtagtggaaagaaaacagaaccaTAGTCAACTGAAAACTTCTGTCAGGATTTGTAACCAGTCCACCTGCAGCTGTGGGATGATTCCATTACCTGGTTCCAGTTTGGATTTTGTTGTTAAATTCCAACAGTAGAGAATTGTTAGTGACACAGAAAGATTGCCTTACCCTAAGTGAGTGTGAGAAGCCATAAGGACTGAATTCTGTGGCCCAGCACCCAGGACTGACCCACCCAGAAGCTGGTGGGCATGTAGGTTGGAAGGAAGCCCacatcccatggaggaggggcaCCGAAGAGGGTGGCCAGGGCCTGGCATGGGGCAGAGCACAGAGACGCCCCTGTGGCCCACGGGAATTCAGCAGCATGTACAGTCACTCTTGCACTACACCTTCTCCAAGCAGAAACCACATTTAATTTCATAAAGAAACCTGTGAAAAATATCCTGGCTGCCAGCCCTTGTTTTCTGTTGGTGTCTATCcattttctcctcccctcccgtTACCTTTCCACCTCAAGCCTTTCTTTAGACTAAAGGAATAAGCCAGGCCACCAAAGCTTTGGTGGAGAGCAGCTCAGTGTTCAGAGGCTCAGGAAAACTAGGAGCTGTCTCAGCACCTCTGTCCCCAGCTGCTTCTAGAGTCTCTGTTGAGCTGAACTTATCAGCGATGTGAGTTTGGGGGACAGGCAGTCCGTAATCTTTTTGGGTCTGAGCTTCCCCTTCGGTGAAATGGGGAAGGGTGTGTCTTCTTGCCAGGAGGACTGAGGCCACGGGCCCAGGAGAGGGTggcttccctccccttccccacaacCCGCCGCCTTCACACTTGTACACACTGCCGAGGTCACGGGGGCTGAGCCGGAACCCCCTGGATTTTCTAAGGTGAGAGATGCTACACCACCTCCCATCCAGGCCAAGCCACCTGGAAGCAAAACCTATAGGGAAAAAGCATGAAAATCACACTATGCAACACAAGTCAATCTTTATTGAAAACTGCAGTATTAATACATAACAATTTACAATAAACgtgcttttaagaattttaaatctgAGCTCATCTACTCATCAGAttgcataaaaaattaaaatagtaagaaTTTACACATTATGGAATTGGCTCAGGATGGATGTTCCATTCCTTTGTATCGACTGACACCTTAGTTCAATGCAAAGGCGGGAGAGTGCCTTTAACACTGGAAGACAATGTTGACTTAcgtttttaaaaagtactaagAGAATGGTCTAAAAAAACAGTATTCGAaaaccattaaaaacaaacaaacaaaaaaaaaacaaccgtTTCCTAGTCAGTAACAGTGGCTCCCTTAGGTCTCTCTTGAGTGGCCATCATCACAGCAACCCCCCAGGAACACATGAGAGCTGGCCTTCTGCTAACCACTGGTCTGCACGAGGACCTACAGGAGACCAGCAGGGCTCAGGAGGTCAAGTAAGACACTCATCATCTTTCAACACACGCATCCTGGAAGCACAGCCTCCCAGTGCTCACTGCAGGTTCCCTGTGCAGAggtgccaggctctcctgtctctGTCCCAAGTGACTGGAGGTTGGTCCTGGGGATTCAAATAAGATTACACCAGAGGTTTTCTATTCTTCAAGTCAATAGGGTAGGGAAAGACAAATCCTCTGAAACATCAACTCTGCAACTTTCTACCTGAAAAGATCAGACACTCCTCTGCAGCATGTCATCTGCAGGCTCCTTTCAGAAAGCTCAGGCTGAGTGTTAAACAGCTCAGGAGAAAAAAACATGCCAACATTTGAAATGTGGTAGAGAGGGAGTCACGCAGGCTGCCCTTCCCCTATGCCAACCACTCCGCTCTAAAGACACACCCCCTCCTTAGAAAGCACCAAAAGAAGAGCCAGAAGCTGTCCCCCACCTCAAGCCCCACATCCTCAAGCCTGCCCTTGCATGGCCAGAGGATGTCAGACAGGTGTCCTATCCTGTCTGGGAGATGCCCAGGCTGGCAAGAACTGGGGCGTCCAGCCGTTAGCTGCCAGATAGGGAGAAGGCGGCCCAACTGGTCAGAGTAATACTGTTTCCATGTCTACCAAGTTCAGGTGAAGAAGTCTGGGTCTCCTTCTTAAACAGCAGGCCCAACATGGATGCGTCCAGTGTCAGCTATGCTCTCGCCCCTCTGTGACAGGACAGCACTGCAGACGGCACACCCCGAGCCCCCAGATCCTTTTCCTGTGTGTGCAGTGCCAACGCCAGCAGAGGGAGAGGCACTGAGAGCCCGGTCTGGGAGGGGGCACACACTGACCAGGTTCCCAGCCCGAGGCTCAGGACCGCCCTTGGCTCCTATAAACACCACATTTGCATAGCACTCAAGAAACAGAGTCACGTAATGTAACTGGGAGGCCTAGTAACCAAACCAACAAAAATGTTCAGAGAAGACTGAAcacaagagacataaaagatcCTGAAGCGCCTCTTTGCTTGTTACCATGAGTGGCCCTGACCCTGACTCTGGCTGCACCCCTCACAGATAGCAAGCTGATGGGAGGATCATCACTCATCGGAAAATGTTCAGTCACCTGGCCCAGATCCAAACAAAAGAAACATATCTCCTAAACCTTAGAGGAGGGCTGTAGAacagaatttttcaaaaataccCATGATGGTATCTGTTTACAGAATTAATTCCTTTACTTGCCTGTCTCAATTTCTAAAATAACTGTAATTTAGCTAAAAGACTCTCAAATTAAGAATGTCACAtatgaaaaatgcaaaatttcTCTGAATATTCTACTATTGTGCTTAGGATATCAAATTATGCATTTTATTACAGAAGCTCTATTCCTTAATTTTAATGGAACTAAATGCTGCTAAAATTACAACAAATGATAGTTTGGTTACTATTCATTATGTCCAGATTCTCACCTGCTAGACAAGCTCTACCTTTCATATTTGATAACTGATGCCCTGATAGTTTCAAAATTGAAAAGACTTCCACACATAGGTATTCCATAATGCAGCAGTATTTGATGAAGCTTCCCAGCTCAACCTCACAAAAGGGAAGTAagattttttagaaattaaagggGGCTAAGTATTTATAAGTTGATGTAAATGGGGAGAAAACACAAcccactcttttttttctcttaaaaacacCATTTAATTCAGTGCTCATGAAAACACTCACCCTGTGTGTTGTGTCTCAGACAATACTGAAGAAACAGCCTCATAACTTCTCATAACTTCCTCCTGAATTCAAATGACTGTAACCCTTAGaggcagtctgtgtgtgtgtgtgtgtgtgtgtgtgtgtgtgtgtgagagagagagagagacagagagagagagagagagactgggacTTTTAAAGAGTTATACAAAACTCACTTACTACACTAAACTGGGGAAACCTACTTCTCTGCTACCGATCAGTTCTGCCCCGGAACCATCAGAACATTACCAACCACCCACTAAACAGATAGAATAACCAACAATGAGTTGAAGTGGACATGGTGTGCCTGGGGTAAATAACTgctacacacacagaaacacacaaacacatacatacaaaggTGGGTTAAGTGCTCTCCAATTTAAAGTACTTATCAGTAAACATACTATGTTACAGACAGTAGAAATAAATCTTCTGTTTACAATGATCCATGCAAAAATATCCCtaaactttttataaaataaaatgtgaaaaagaaaactatgacaaatacTTATAGAAAATACGGTTACCAAAGGCTCAGCGGTCAGTTGTCCCACTCACTAACCAGGGCTGAATGCTATCCCAGTGCCAGAGCCCTGATCAGCTGCCAGAGCTGTAAGAAGAGTTAGGGTCCCCTCCCCAGCCAAGGCCCACAGCACTCGAAACGATGACAGGGTAGAATAggggcacccccacccccaacaggcTGAAGGGCCACGAACCCTCACCACTCTCAGCCCCTCTGACTCCATCTGAGGACAGGCAGACACATACAACCATTGATACAGGCTGGGGacatttaagcaaaaaaaaaaaaaaaatcctcttggcTTCTTATGTACAATACTCAGATTTTAGACACAAACTCCTTCCTGTAATGACAGGCAAACATGCTCTGACTGGCAGACACGTTTCGATGCTGCCTGGCCCTGTGCTGTCCACTGCTTTGTGCCAAGTCTCTTCAGCCACAGGAGAAATGGTCGAAGGGGCCACAGACGACAGGCCAGCCATTGCCTCACCCTCCCACTCCCATCTCCACAAGCCCCTCCAAGCATCCTCAGGACAAGTCCCCATCAAGCGGGGGGCCTAAGGACAGCCACAGCCCTGCCTCTCTGCAAGAAACCATCAGTGTCAAAGCTTTGTTCCCGTTTAACAGTTCTTAAATGTACAGCTTTCTTCGTAACACAGCTGGTATCGTTGCCCTTCCTTGTGGGAGGGAGAACAGCAATTTCTACACATGTTTTCAGGAGACTAAAACatttctcaggggaaaaaaaatagggaTGACTTTTCCTAAGCTAAATAAAGGAGAGGCCAATACCTCCTCCAAGTGTGGCTGTTTCTCTTCCATCCCAGGAAAATAATTTAAGCTTTACATAGGACTTTTCCAATAAAGATATAGAAAACATCGTATCCATCTGTAAGTGATTTGTAACAAAAATTTAGACAGCGTTTAGAGAAAACTGTTTTGCTGTTATATCACCTCACTGTACTGGCACCCTACTCTAATCTTTCATGGCAATCCCTAAGAACATCCACAGCACACAGACCCCACAAGCCTAAATGGAAAGAAAGCCATTAACCTGGCTGCACCCCAAGCAGTGCTGGGCCTCCCCACACTCTCCCCGTGCCTGCAACTCTCTCTCACTGTGGTCAGCGTGAAAGGAACAGATGGCTGGAAAGTCAAAGTCCACATATCCAACTGGCAACCCACCTCAACCCCAAAAGGCTGAAGAATCATCGAAGAGATCTCAGATGTTCTATGAAGAAATTCACTTTAACACTTATAACTTTAAGACTTTGCATACATTACAACAGTGCATTAGTGATACAAGTTGTAAAATACTTTTCCATTCCTTTGGATTTTGCATATGATGGTTCTGCATCAGTCACTGCAGGTAGATTGAGcaagctttttgtgtgtgtgtgtgtgtgtgttttttaacatGCATTCAACTAGATATGATTCAGAATAGATTAATACTCCCTTTTATCATTACAGTTAGCTAAAAAGTTGCCTGGCAGCCCACCAAACAGGATCTGTTGTAAGACGAACCCAAAGAGTCCACTGGAGACTGAGGGCGCTGGGACCTGCTAGGCTGGCTGCAGTAGTGTTTAGCTAAGTGTCGAGAGCATTATGAAGAAAGTCCTGGTTGGAGGCAGAAGGCCTGCAGCACCAGCTGTGGAACCTCCATGATGTGACTGCACAGCTCCATCCACAAACctgagggtggggagaaagaggggcacacagtcacacacacagctCCTCTGGCACCACTGCTCTGAAAAGGAGCCATTTcaactggaggaggaggaaatccaCTAAGACAAGAAAGGGCAACAGCAAAAGAGGCGACTGTGCCTGGTTTCTGAGAACTTCCAATTACAACTGGAATCCTCCTTCCTCCAGGAGGTAGGCAGGAGACCAGAGCAGAGCCCAGGTAAGGAGCACAGTGCAGGGGTGCACAGCAAGAACTCAAAcggcttcctcttccttccttcctttgtagGGTCCCAGGAAAGACAAGAAGTTAAATGTGGCATCGCCTTCGAATCATCAGGTATCATTTTCCTTGTCACTGTTTAAACTGTCATAGATCTCCCATtctccactttaaaaaaatacactttagTCACAAAGCTAGGCCTGGGCTTCATTGGTCACTTACGTTTGCAGGGTGATCACCACTGAGGGGGCACATAGCTGTAGGTGGGCGTTCCTGGGGCCCGATACGTGGGCACAGTGACAGGGTGGGGAGCAACTGGAGTTGGGGAGTGGGCAGTCAGCAGGGTACCTAGAGGGAAGAGCAAGCATCTCAGTGGAGGGCAGCACTCCCCTTGCCCCAGTACCTCCAACAAAGAGAGCTCCTGCCTGACCCTCGTGGcaaggagagaggcagagaggaagaggggtGGCCGTGACCCACAGTGCTCTCAGAACCCGATTATATGCAAGCCAAGGCTGTATAAACACAGCAGGCTCACAGTGACGGCATGTGTGTAGAAGCCTGTGTGCTTCCCCTTCACACAAACGTACTGAATTACTTCTGCAGGTGagatgacaaaaacaaaacaaaaatgttatttagtcttaaaaaggaaggaaatttgtcAAAtcctacaatatggatgaaccttgaggacattatgctcagtgaaataaaccagtcacaaaagacaaacactgcCTGAGTCCACGTACATGAGGTCCCTAGTGGAGGCAAATGGATGGTACGGAAAGGAGCgtggtggttgccagggtctggaacagagggagggggaggtgtCTGTTATACAGAGCTTCAGTTCTGCAAGACGAAATGCTCCAGAGATGTGACACAACAGTGTGATACCACCAGCGACCTCTACACTTGGAAATGGCTAAGATGGTAATAACTAactgggaagaagggagggaagcagggaggttCCCAACTGTGCAAGCTTCTGAGTACCTTAAGCTAAGCTTATTTTCCCTATAAATACAGGAAACTCAGCAGCCATCTGTGTCCACTTACAGCCAAGAACCACCTCAAACCTCACAGCCTCACCTGGACCCCTGCGCCCTGAGTGCACCCACACCAGGGCCTGCCAACCCCTCCCTCCATGTGCCTCAAACACTGAGTTTCTATCTGTGCCAGACTCTCCTTTGCCTCTGGGGTAAGTGTGGGAAAACCAAATAAAATCAGAGACTGAGCAGAAAAACACATGGTATCCTGAACCACCTTCCTCTCTGACATTTCCCTTATGCTGAAGTAAAGTCtacaaaacaaagaggaaataatgtatttctttaaaagtcaCAGCCATGGGCAATCCAGTCACTGTGTAAACCTGGCCCCCCTGCACAGATAACTTACATTTCCACAGGAGGTGACCTCACTCCTAGACATTTAACCAAGCCCTCAAATGCTCCAAGATTCCATGGAGACAGGCCGGTCCAAGCCACGGATCTCTACTCTCTCTGGTTTATTTTCCTGACCTAGAAGCAGCCTTGGGAAATTGTCTACGTGCATGCCAAAGGATTTCTATAAGCAGCTCTTAGCTCTGTGAACCCAAGACTGGCTTTCTGCAATTCATGAGAACATCCCCATTAAGACAAGCTGGCCTGCGCTGGTAGCCCACACTAAAGGGAAGGACAAGAGGGTCAGCCCCCCAGATCATGGAATATCCCCGCTTCTGCTCAAGCTTTAACATGCTCACCACAGTGATCTGGCCACTCCTTGTCCCTACAGCCAGGTAACTCAGTTCATCAAATTTGGAGAGGGCTAGCCAGTCATGTCTATGGAAAAGGTACTTGGCTCACGGTTCTAAACCCCACACTCAAAATCAActgaaggagaagggaaaagaaaggagaggaagtaaagaaaaagataacaTGCCATTCCTCCCAAAGGATCAGATGTCCTTTCACACAACTCTAGCAATGAAAAGTCAAAGCCAAGGGTCAGAGTTCTAGTgaactctcccttcccccagccctcaGGCCATCACAGAGGAGGCACCCCGGGGCCAAGGACTCACCCGCTGACATGGCCATAGTGGTGCCCGCCACCATGCCCATGGTGACCCCGTTGCCTCTCGGCggagggaggggagcagggtACACCGTCGCCGGCATGCCGTTGGGCTGCACCACCGTGGTGTGGTGGATGACGTGAGGGGGTGCTGCATACAGGGGCTGGGTGTAGTACGTGCCTTgctggggaaagaagagagacagatgcCACAGGGGCACACACCTGGGTCAGAGCCCCAAGGGGCCGACCCATCCCCACACACAGTGTCCAGGAGACCCTCATGACACCCACAGCGCACCCCAGGCCTACCTGTGCATACGGGCTCTGCTGGGGGTAGGCACTTCGCACGGGGTACACAGCAGTCTGGTAAGGGTTGGGGGAGGAGGAATACGGTGGCACTGCCCCGCTGGTGGGGGAACAGGACACTTTGTAAGGAGTGCCAGAAGTGTAACctgaaacaaaaaagtccaaagCCTAAGTTCAAACCCACACATGACCAGACCCAGGGAGGGAGCAAGTGTGCCGCAAGGAACAAGGCGGTATTCCCGTCCCGACCACAGTCATGCTGGACACCGCCACCACAATCCGGCTTCATTTCTTAAACTTGATGTGCAagtatgtgtgtggggggtggggtggaggcaaGGGAGAACATTCTGAGTATATCTTCATatagaacaggaaagaaacaCCCATCTTGTCAGAATATGTATTAGCATGCCATTCCTGGAGCACAATTTGGCATTAAAAGTATGCATTTCTTTTAGGCTCACCAtctatttctagaaatttgtttaaagaaataagcacatgaaaagatgctcaacatagctaGTCTTTGTTGTTACTGctgatgtttagttgctaagtcatgtccgactctttgtgatcccatagactgtagcctgccaggctcctctgcccatggaatttcctaggcaagtatactggagtgggttgccattcccttctccaggggatcttcccaactcagggatggaacccatgtctcccgcttGGCAGGCAGAAtgtttaccattgagccacctgagaagccctataaCCAcaactgttattgttgttcaatcgctaagttgtgtcagactctgagaccccacggactgtagcccgtgaggctcctctgtccagggaaatgcaaatcaaaaccgcaatgaggTACTGCCTCACACCTGTGAGAATGGCTATTAATAAATTAAGAACATAAATAACacatgttggtgaagatgtggaggaaagggaatcctGGTACACAGTTGGTAAGAATGAAAACTGGTTCAGCCActaggaaaacagtatggaagtgtcttaaaaaactaaaaatagaactaccaaatAAACCAACAATTTCACTGCTGGGTATTgtgacaaagaaaatgaaaacactaatttgaaaagatacatggatCCCAATTttcatagcagaattatttacaactgtcaagatatgaaagcaacctaagtgtccatcaacagatgaagatgtatcacacacacacacacacacacacacacacacacatgcaggcacacaaggaagtattactcagccattaaaaaaaggataaaattttgTCGTTTGCAACAGCacggatggacttggagggtattatgtttaatgaaataagacagaaagaaaaactgcatgatatcatttatatgtgggatcttaaaaaaCACAAACTAGCGAATATAACTGATAAAACCAGACTCACAAATACAGAACCAGTGGTTCActggagaggaaagggaggaggggacaacatAGCAGAAGGGGATTTCAGAGGtaaaaactattatgtataaaataatctacaaggaaacacacagggaatatagccaatatttcacAGCAACtagaaatggaatataacctttaaaaatggtgaattaattttcagtgaaaaaagaaataagcataGATTTAAACAAAGTCTCAATGGTAAGCATGCTCATCCCCAGTGTTGTTAATGgcagcaaaaataaaaggaaaaacttgtCAAACAGTAGGGTTATGGTAAAGACTCCTAGGTCTAAGGTAGCAGTTGAACACATACACTTGCTTTTGTCCCCACCCAAAATTACAATAAAGcagattaataaataaaaagacataaagcCTCGAAgataagaagggaagaaaagacaaTTTGGAACCTAAAAATCTTAGAACCTTTAAGAAGCAGAAATGGAAAATGACTTAGCAAACTCAAAAGGCTACACTTTTAGCTAGCAGTGCAGAGGGTCAAGCAGTAGCCTGACAACAGAAAAGCCCCTTCCC
The window above is part of the Bos javanicus breed banteng chromosome 2, ARS-OSU_banteng_1.0, whole genome shotgun sequence genome. Proteins encoded here:
- the FAM168B gene encoding myelin-associated neurite-outgrowth inhibitor isoform X1, with protein sequence MNPVYSPGSSGVPYANAKGIGYPAGFPMGYAAAAPAYSPNMYPGANPTFQAGYTSGTPYKVSCSPTSGAVPPYSSSPNPYQTAVYPVRSAYPQQSPYAQQGTYYTQPLYAAPPHVIHHTTVVQPNGMPATVYPAPLPPPRGNGVTMGMVAGTTMAMSAGTLLTAHSPTPVAPHPVTVPTYRAPGTPTYSYVPPQW
- the FAM168B gene encoding myelin-associated neurite-outgrowth inhibitor isoform X2, which gives rise to MWNGRDCGASEMNHHQPYTKGLSSSKEGYTSGTPYKVSCSPTSGAVPPYSSSPNPYQTAVYPVRSAYPQQSPYAQQGTYYTQPLYAAPPHVIHHTTVVQPNGMPATVYPAPLPPPRGNGVTMGMVAGTTMAMSAGTLLTAHSPTPVAPHPVTVPTYRAPGTPTYSYVPPQW
- the FAM168B gene encoding myelin-associated neurite-outgrowth inhibitor isoform X4 gives rise to the protein MNPVYSPGSSGVPYANAKGIGYPGYTSGTPYKVSCSPTSGAVPPYSSSPNPYQTAVYPVRSAYPQQSPYAQQGTYYTQPLYAAPPHVIHHTTVVQPNGMPATVYPAPLPPPRGNGVTMGMVAGTTMAMSAGTLLTAHSPTPVAPHPVTVPTYRAPGTPTYSYVPPQW
- the FAM168B gene encoding myelin-associated neurite-outgrowth inhibitor isoform X3, which gives rise to MGYAAAAPAYSPNMYPGANPTFQAGYTSGTPYKVSCSPTSGAVPPYSSSPNPYQTAVYPVRSAYPQQSPYAQQGTYYTQPLYAAPPHVIHHTTVVQPNGMPATVYPAPLPPPRGNGVTMGMVAGTTMAMSAGTLLTAHSPTPVAPHPVTVPTYRAPGTPTYSYVPPQW